A region of Thermovibrio ammonificans HB-1 DNA encodes the following proteins:
- a CDS encoding SPOR domain-containing protein produces MGENNPLFEIPAYLIVKGEKLKVKKWGVKGLLLEAPLEGEVEADLLVPFDNYYEVVIPDLKLRCTKTEEGTYCEFTDLDKEQDWIVKFIVREYLWRRIVAIPSEFMNYTQDEAVREELLAYTKGAQFKKKLKFLLIGLGVVAAAVILFFSPKVINGLMKSGNTLSVTYTDTGKKSREQSPSQTEEAPAERESAGKTAKTVPEPPRSSVKEEPVSKEETVRKGGSEGTERKVEAKEAVQEEPTPIILPPKYKLSQGEKVAAGRRPENASVQRKEASQAGLQGASLSTERDYYCVQVASGTNLRALERKAEKLQKAGLPYVRVEKIGHLYTLRVGFEEHFKDAERLKRRVNRVVRGGFVRDCAYRPQRWVFPKESR; encoded by the coding sequence ATGGGGGAAAATAACCCGCTTTTTGAGATTCCGGCTTACCTGATTGTTAAGGGAGAGAAGTTAAAAGTTAAGAAGTGGGGAGTTAAGGGGCTTTTGCTTGAGGCTCCGCTGGAGGGGGAGGTAGAGGCCGACCTTCTCGTGCCGTTTGATAACTACTACGAGGTGGTTATTCCCGATTTGAAGCTCCGGTGTACGAAGACGGAGGAGGGAACGTACTGTGAGTTTACAGACCTTGACAAGGAGCAGGACTGGATAGTGAAGTTCATCGTTAGGGAGTACCTGTGGCGTCGGATAGTTGCCATTCCCAGCGAGTTTATGAACTACACTCAGGACGAGGCCGTTAGGGAGGAGCTTCTGGCCTACACAAAGGGCGCCCAGTTTAAGAAGAAGCTCAAGTTCCTCTTGATAGGCTTAGGGGTTGTGGCGGCTGCCGTGATACTCTTTTTCTCCCCAAAAGTTATAAACGGTCTTATGAAAAGCGGCAACACCCTTTCTGTTACTTACACCGATACGGGTAAAAAATCCCGAGAGCAGAGCCCGTCGCAGACTGAAGAGGCCCCGGCTGAAAGGGAATCTGCCGGTAAAACTGCCAAAACCGTCCCGGAGCCGCCTCGGAGCTCCGTTAAGGAAGAGCCGGTTTCAAAGGAGGAGACCGTTCGAAAAGGGGGCTCGGAGGGAACTGAGAGGAAAGTCGAGGCCAAAGAGGCGGTGCAGGAAGAGCCCACACCCATTATTCTGCCTCCCAAGTATAAGCTCTCTCAAGGAGAGAAAGTTGCGGCCGGCCGCCGGCCCGAAAACGCTTCTGTTCAGAGGAAAGAAGCCTCTCAGGCGGGGCTCCAGGGAGCTTCTCTCTCTACCGAAAGGGACTACTACTGCGTTCAGGTTGCCTCTGGAACCAACCTCAGGGCCCTTGAGAGGAAGGCCGAGAAGCTTCAAAAAGCCGGTCTTCCCTACGTAAGGGTAGAGAAGATAGGGCACCTCTACACCTTGAGGGTGGGCTTTGAGGAGCACTTTAAGGATGCCGAAAGGCTTAAAAGGCGTGTAAACAGAGTTGTAAGGGGAGGTTTCGTTAGGGACTGCGCCTACAGGCCTCAGCGCTGGGTCTTTCCCAAGGAGAGCAGGTAG
- the amrS gene encoding AmmeMemoRadiSam system radical SAM enzyme: MPTVEARYWEKLEGGKVKCTLCPRNCVIPEGGRGFCLVRRNAGGKLVTTVYGEITSANYDPVEKKPLYHFYPGAVIFSIGTNGCNLDCKSCQNWEISRQDTPHLRQVLPPNALPELASRYGSIGVAYTYNDPIIWFEFVKDAAEKVKEAGLKNVLVTNGNISIEALRELLPLIDAFNVDLKGMDREYYLKFSSFPNPNVWQVCEEVKKAGKHLELTKLIVPGFDNFTPEYFERFGRWIAENLGKDTPIHYSRFFPAYKLLNTPPTPVEVIDLAYDVTREFLWYVYVGNVIEPERESTYCPQCGALLVKRAGYSVEVLFTPDGRCPECGRPVDFVF, from the coding sequence ATGCCCACCGTAGAGGCCCGATACTGGGAGAAGTTAGAAGGCGGAAAAGTAAAGTGCACCTTATGTCCCAGAAACTGTGTAATACCCGAAGGGGGCAGAGGGTTCTGTTTAGTAAGGCGCAACGCCGGCGGTAAGCTGGTAACAACCGTTTACGGCGAGATAACCTCTGCCAACTACGACCCCGTAGAGAAAAAGCCCCTCTACCACTTCTACCCGGGCGCCGTTATCTTCTCGATAGGAACAAACGGCTGCAACCTGGATTGTAAGTCGTGCCAGAACTGGGAGATTTCCCGACAGGACACACCCCACCTAAGGCAAGTTTTGCCGCCAAACGCCCTGCCCGAGCTTGCCTCCAGGTACGGCTCAATAGGGGTTGCCTACACCTACAACGACCCGATAATCTGGTTTGAGTTCGTAAAAGACGCGGCCGAAAAAGTGAAAGAGGCCGGCCTGAAGAACGTGCTCGTAACAAACGGAAACATCTCAATCGAGGCCCTCAGGGAGCTCCTGCCCCTGATAGACGCCTTCAACGTAGACCTCAAAGGCATGGACAGGGAATACTACCTTAAGTTCTCCTCCTTCCCGAACCCCAACGTGTGGCAGGTGTGCGAGGAGGTAAAAAAGGCCGGTAAACACTTGGAGCTGACAAAACTGATAGTGCCGGGGTTCGACAACTTCACGCCGGAGTACTTCGAACGCTTCGGCAGGTGGATAGCCGAAAACCTCGGTAAAGACACTCCGATTCACTACTCCCGCTTCTTCCCGGCCTACAAGCTCCTAAACACGCCCCCCACACCGGTAGAGGTGATAGACCTTGCCTACGACGTCACAAGAGAGTTCCTCTGGTACGTTTACGTCGGGAACGTTATAGAGCCCGAAAGGGAGTCTACCTACTGTCCGCAGTGTGGAGCGCTCCTTGTAAAGAGGGCGGGCTACTCGGTAGAGGTCCTATTTACCCCCGACGGCAGGTGTCCCGAGTGCGGCAGGCCGGTAGATTTTGTGTTTTAA
- a CDS encoding YbhB/YbcL family Raf kinase inhibitor-like protein: MRLFSPAFGNGEYIPIKYTCDGENISPPLLFLDPPSEAESFALLVDDPDAPGGLFTHWIVYDIPAEFEGLPEDLPPAPELEYGIKQGVNDFGRIGYGGPCPPPGRPHRYFFVVFALSVPTLGLPAGADRQEFLRALEGKVIDQDELVGLYGR, from the coding sequence ATGAGGCTTTTCAGCCCGGCTTTCGGAAACGGTGAGTACATACCGATTAAATACACCTGCGACGGCGAAAACATCTCTCCGCCGCTGCTGTTCCTCGACCCCCCTTCGGAGGCGGAGAGCTTCGCCCTGCTGGTAGACGACCCCGACGCCCCCGGAGGGCTCTTTACCCACTGGATAGTCTACGACATACCGGCAGAATTTGAAGGCCTACCGGAAGACCTCCCTCCGGCCCCCGAGCTGGAGTACGGAATAAAACAGGGGGTAAACGACTTCGGCCGGATAGGCTACGGAGGTCCCTGCCCGCCGCCGGGTAGACCCCACAGGTACTTCTTCGTAGTTTTCGCCCTGTCGGTTCCGACCCTGGGGCTGCCTGCCGGAGCAGACAGGCAGGAGTTCTTAAGGGCCCTTGAGGGCAAAGTGATAGACCAGGACGAACTTGTAGGCCTATACGGCAGATGA